The Euwallacea similis isolate ESF13 chromosome 35, ESF131.1, whole genome shotgun sequence genome has a segment encoding these proteins:
- the Amt gene encoding putative ammonium transporter 2 produces MPSYTSNNTHLPWLYDITVEDGNWILTSAFMIFTMQTGFGMLESGCVSIKNEVNIMMKNVVDIVLGGLSYWMFGFGMSFGRSSFNSGFIALGDFFIDPPIGDPLKGPIFAAFIFQLSFATTATTIVSGAMAERCNFKAYCVFSFLNTAIYCIPAGWLWGEHGFLKQMGAVDIAGSGAVHLLGGSSALASAMMLGPRLGRYDNGQGPLPLGNPVNAVMGLFVLWWGWLAFNSGSTYGLSGAKWHYAAQAAVTTMMSTFGGGTISIIFTMVRLGGRIDALDIINGILGSLVAITAGCFLYQGWEALIVGAIGALLVCGSMPLIDKMKIDDPVGASAVHGIGGIWGVIAVGIFAQNPYPLKTTSGRSGVLKGGGWHLLGIQSLAALCITTWGICSSIILLWFINKLIPIRMDVHEELLGADITEHLVRHSQVGVSRALSAFRAVLDTTKAENLNSVGMNPGHDKHLNMVKTLASRKNLRLSKILKIVSRNQNLGVKMSKNLITRWKKPKKMQEKQTGVNLAWVQ; encoded by the exons ATGCCTTCGTACACCAGTAACAATACCCATTTACCATGGCTCTATGACATCACCGTGGAAGATGGCAACTGGATTCTTACAAGCGCCTTCATGATCTTTACAATGCAAACTG gttTTGGAATGTTAGAATCCGGCTGCGTCTCCATCAAAAACGAGGTCAACATTATGATGAAGAATGTCGTGGATATAGTCCTTGGAG GTCTCAGTTACTGGATGTTCGGCTTCGGAATGTCCTTCGGCCGCAGCTCCTTCAACTCTGGCTTCATTGCTCTCGGCGACTTCTTCATCGATCCCCCCATCGGGGACCCCCTCAAGGGCCCCATTTTCGCTGCCTTCATTTTTCAGCTGTCTTTCGCCACCACGGCTACAACCATCGTCAGCGGGGCCATGGCCGAGCGCTGCAATTTCAAAGCTTACTGCGTATTCAGCTTCCTCAACACCGCCATTTACTGCATCCCCGCAGGATGGCTGTGGGGGGAGCACggatttttaaagcaaatggGGGCGGTTGATATTGCAGGATCAGGGGCGGTACACCTTTTGGGCGGAAGTTCCGCTTTGGCAAGTGCCATGATGCTGGGTCCGAGGTTGGGGAGGTACGATAATGGACAGGGACCTTTGCCTTTGG GAAATCCAGTTAATGCAGTAATGGGATTATTTGTGCTGTGGTGGGGATGGCTGGCGTTTAATTCGGGGAGCACTTATGGTTTGAGCGGCGCCAAGTGGCATTATGCCGCCCAAGCTGCAGTGACCACTATGATGTCTACTTTCGGGGGTGGCACCATTAGTATCATTTTCACCATGGTCAGACTCGGAGGGCGGATTGATGCTCTGGACATTATCAACGGAATTTTGGGATCTCTGGTGGCAATCACTGCGGGCTGCTTTCTGTATCAAG ggtgGGAGGCTTTGATTGTGGGTGCCATTGGTGCGCTGCTGGTATGTGGTTCTATGCCTTTGATTGACAAG ATGAAAATCGACGATCCTGTGGGTGCCAGCGCCGTGCATGGAATAGGAGGAATATGGG GTGTCATTGCTGTAGGGATATTCGCCCAAAACCCCTATCCACTTAAGACCACTAGTGGTCGCAGCGGGGTGCTTAAAG GGGGAGGTTGGCATTTGTTGGGAATTCAGAGTTTGGCAGCACTTTGCATCACCACATGGGGTATCTGCTCCAGTATAATCCTCCTATGGTTCATAAATAAACTTATCCCAATCCGCATGGATGTCCATGAAGAACTGTTAGGAGCTGATATTACAGAACATTTGGTTAGACACTCCCAAGTGGGAGTGTCCAGAGCTTTGTCGGCATTCAGGGCTGTTTTGGACACTACCAAAGCGGAAAACCTGAACTCTGTAGGTATGAACCCGGGACATGACAAACATTTGAATATGGTTAAAACTTTGGCGTCTAGGAAGAACCTACGGCTGTcgaagattttgaaaattgtgtcCAGGAATCAAAATTTGG gAGTGAAGAtgagcaaaaatttaatcaccAGGTGGAAGAAGCCGAAGAAGATGCAAGAGAAACAGACAGGTGTTAATTTAGCATGGGTTCAATAA
- the LOC136418491 gene encoding uncharacterized protein: protein MKQKMKSQLVFILGVLSVGLVSAVPSEVNDERLEGMFDDLVNDTINTILAKVNDPLEIPDLPLNFNSSFLNGYANITNFKLEGLRSIVATYINVQVLTMALNTTIDVPSIKLTTNYKLNVVIGEIIPFYGNGSISVTIHNIETLVAGRANITAGLSLSNVTVAFTLGDATFDLHGVLNNEELSLLIADVLNDVVVNFINDHVELISNIISSIAEELINSILNGGGKLAQMAQWKEAIEEIQINS from the exons atgaagcaaaaaatgaagTCTCAACTAGTGTTCATTTTGGGAGTGCTCTCCGTCGGGTTGGTTTCCGCTGTGCCATCAG aggTAAACGATGAAAGGCTTGAAGGAATGTTTGACGACCTTGTTAACGACACCATCAACACAATTTTGGCTAAGGTCAACGATCCACTTGAAATTCCTGATTTACCCTTGAACTTTAACAGTTCTTTTCTTAA tGGATATGCCAACATTACGAATTTCAAACTTGAAGGACTTAGAAGCATCGTGGCTACATACATCAACGTCCAGGTGTTGACTATGGCATTGAATACCACCATCGACGTACCCAGTATTAAGCTCACCACTAACTATAAGCTGAACGTAGTCATTGGCGAAATAATCCCCTTTTATGGGAACGGTTCAATATC AGTTACCATTCACAATATCGAAACTTTGGTGGCTGGTCGTGCTAACATTACTGCCGGCCTGTCTCTTTCCAATGTAACTGTGGCCTTTACTCTTGGAGATGCCACG TTTGATCTGCATGGAGTCCTGAACAATGAGGAGTTGAGTTTGTTGATCGCCGACGTCTTGAATGACGTCGTAGTGAATTTCATCAACGATCACGTGGAGTTGATCAGCAACATCATCAGCTCCATCGCGGAAGAGCTGATTAACAGTATTCTTAACGGAGGAGGAAAGTTAGCACAGATGGCTCAGTGGAAGGAGGCAATCGAAGAAATTCAGATCAATTCATAA